From Deltaproteobacteria bacterium, one genomic window encodes:
- a CDS encoding lytic transglycosylase domain-containing protein, translated as MKRSRVFVGVFLSVLVIESLHATNLSPSGLCWGAQGTGAATIEQISQHLKAKGVRMPQEKLNLVAQTVYEESLRYEVDYRLVLAVMKVESDYRQHAVSPDGSRGLMQIHPSLARGLAKEAGIPYDGLKDLFNVQKNIRLGTHYLSKVIEIFDDIPKALFAYSVGHHKAKRLLASDRTPHTGYTKRVIAEYKRNTEKMVSL; from the coding sequence ATGAAACGCTCCAGGGTCTTTGTCGGTGTTTTTCTCTCCGTTCTGGTTATCGAATCGTTGCATGCGACGAACCTTTCACCATCGGGCCTCTGTTGGGGTGCCCAAGGAACCGGGGCGGCGACGATCGAACAGATTTCCCAGCATTTGAAAGCCAAGGGGGTTCGGATGCCCCAGGAAAAGCTCAACCTCGTGGCCCAAACCGTCTATGAAGAGTCGTTGCGTTATGAGGTGGATTACCGCCTGGTCCTGGCCGTCATGAAAGTGGAGAGCGACTATCGCCAGCATGCCGTTTCGCCCGACGGTTCCCGGGGTCTCATGCAGATACACCCTTCCCTTGCCCGAGGACTGGCCAAAGAAGCGGGGATACCCTATGACGGGTTGAAAGATCTCTTCAATGTCCAGAAAAATATCCGCCTCGGCACGCATTATCTATCCAAGGTGATCGAAATATTCGACGATATTCCGAAAGCGCTTTTCGCCTACAGCGTTGGCCATCACAAGGCGAAACGCCTCCTCGCCTCGGACCGGACACCTCATACAGGCTACACCAAACGCGTCATTGCGGAATACAAAAGGAACACGGAGAAAATGGTCAGTCTGTAA